A single genomic interval of Helianthus annuus cultivar XRQ/B chromosome 6, HanXRQr2.0-SUNRISE, whole genome shotgun sequence harbors:
- the LOC110865628 gene encoding probable serine/threonine-protein kinase PIX7 isoform X1 — translation MEITCGCWSVLRRSVSSGSCKPSAESRSNSLTSFPRNSLVYDAATETRYLNASNREMCAPNEPRSSSDLNPNHLLQFSFHELKSATGNFRPDSILGEGGFGFVFKGWIDENGTAPAKPGSGITVAVKSLKPDGLQGHREWVAEVDFLGQLHHPHLVKLIGYCIEDDQRLLVYEFMTRGSLENHLFRRTIPLPWSNRIKIATGAAKGLAFLHGGTEPIIYRDFKTSNILLDTEYNAKLSDFGLAKAGPQGDKTHVSTRVVGTYGYAAPEYVMTGHLTSKSDVYSFGVVLLEILTGRRSMDKKRPSGEQNLVMWARPYLADKRKVYQLVDPRLELNYSVKGVQKVAQIAYNCLSRDSKARPSMDEVVKSLSPLHDLNDFAILSYHARMSQQGRRKKKQPEGTRNVTLNQPKRFNESPSGRQHCK, via the exons ATGGAGATCACGTGCGGGTGTTGGTCAGTTTTGCGGCGCAGTGTAAGCAGTGGCTCTTGTAAACCTTCTGCTGAATCAAGATCAAACTCCCTCACTTCTTTCCCTAGAAACAGTCTTGTTTATGATGCTg CTACAGAGACCAGGTACTTGAATGCCAGCAACCGCGAGATGTGTGCTCCTAACGAACCACGAAGCTCTTCTGATCTGAACCCAAATCATCTTCTTCAGTTCAGTTTTCATGAGCTGAAATCGGCTACAGGAAACTTCAGACCGGATAGCATATTGGGTGAAGGAGGATTCGGATTCGTGTTTAAAGGATGGATTGATGAAAATGGCACCGCCCCGGCTAAGCCTGGGTCCGGTATCACGGTTGCAGTCAAGAGTTTAAAGCCTGATGGTCTTCAAGGCCATAGAGAATGGGTG GCAGAAGTTGATTTTCTTGGGCAGCTTCATCATCCCCATCTTGTTAAGCTTATTGGATATTGCATCGAAGACGATCAACGGCTACTCGTTTACGAGTTCATGACTCGTGGAAGCCTCGAAAACCATTTGTTTAGAA GAACCATACCGCTACCATGGTCTAACCGGATAAAAATAGCGACCGGTGCAGCCAAAGGGCTAGCGTTTCTTCATGGAGGAACCGAGCCTATTATTTATCGAGATTTCAAGACCTCGAATATCTTGCTTGATACG GAATATAACGCGAAGCTTTCAGATTTTGGTCTAGCAAAAGCAGGACCACAAGGAGATAAGACCCATGTCTCTACTAGGGTCGTTGGAACATACGGCTATGCTGCCCCCGAATACGTGATGACTG GACATTTGACGTCTAAGAGCGATGTTTATAGCTTTGGAGTTGTACTCTTAGAGATCTTGACAGGTCGGAGATCAATGGACAAAAAGCGCCCAAGTGGAGAGCAAAACCTTGTTATGTGGGCCCGCCCATATCTAGCCGACAAGAGAAAAGTGTATCAACTAGTTGATCCTCGATTGGAATTAAACTACTCCGTGAAAGGTGTCCAAAAGGTTGCTCAGATAGCATACAATTGTTTGAGCCGGGATTCAAAGGCCAGACCCTCGATGGATGAAGTTGTTAAATCCCTGAGCCCATTGCATGACCTAAATGACTTTGCCATTTTGTCTTATCATGCTCGTATGTCACAACAAGGTAGGCGTAAAAAGAAACAACCCGAAGGGACTCGAAATGTTACTCTGAATCAACCCAAACGGTTTAACGAGTCTCCCTCGGGTAGACAACATTGTAAATAG
- the LOC110865628 gene encoding probable serine/threonine-protein kinase PIX7 isoform X2 yields MEITCGCWSVLRRSVSSGSCKPSAESRSNSLTSFPRNSLVYDAETRYLNASNREMCAPNEPRSSSDLNPNHLLQFSFHELKSATGNFRPDSILGEGGFGFVFKGWIDENGTAPAKPGSGITVAVKSLKPDGLQGHREWVAEVDFLGQLHHPHLVKLIGYCIEDDQRLLVYEFMTRGSLENHLFRRTIPLPWSNRIKIATGAAKGLAFLHGGTEPIIYRDFKTSNILLDTEYNAKLSDFGLAKAGPQGDKTHVSTRVVGTYGYAAPEYVMTGHLTSKSDVYSFGVVLLEILTGRRSMDKKRPSGEQNLVMWARPYLADKRKVYQLVDPRLELNYSVKGVQKVAQIAYNCLSRDSKARPSMDEVVKSLSPLHDLNDFAILSYHARMSQQGRRKKKQPEGTRNVTLNQPKRFNESPSGRQHCK; encoded by the exons ATGGAGATCACGTGCGGGTGTTGGTCAGTTTTGCGGCGCAGTGTAAGCAGTGGCTCTTGTAAACCTTCTGCTGAATCAAGATCAAACTCCCTCACTTCTTTCCCTAGAAACAGTCTTGTTTATGATGCTg AGACCAGGTACTTGAATGCCAGCAACCGCGAGATGTGTGCTCCTAACGAACCACGAAGCTCTTCTGATCTGAACCCAAATCATCTTCTTCAGTTCAGTTTTCATGAGCTGAAATCGGCTACAGGAAACTTCAGACCGGATAGCATATTGGGTGAAGGAGGATTCGGATTCGTGTTTAAAGGATGGATTGATGAAAATGGCACCGCCCCGGCTAAGCCTGGGTCCGGTATCACGGTTGCAGTCAAGAGTTTAAAGCCTGATGGTCTTCAAGGCCATAGAGAATGGGTG GCAGAAGTTGATTTTCTTGGGCAGCTTCATCATCCCCATCTTGTTAAGCTTATTGGATATTGCATCGAAGACGATCAACGGCTACTCGTTTACGAGTTCATGACTCGTGGAAGCCTCGAAAACCATTTGTTTAGAA GAACCATACCGCTACCATGGTCTAACCGGATAAAAATAGCGACCGGTGCAGCCAAAGGGCTAGCGTTTCTTCATGGAGGAACCGAGCCTATTATTTATCGAGATTTCAAGACCTCGAATATCTTGCTTGATACG GAATATAACGCGAAGCTTTCAGATTTTGGTCTAGCAAAAGCAGGACCACAAGGAGATAAGACCCATGTCTCTACTAGGGTCGTTGGAACATACGGCTATGCTGCCCCCGAATACGTGATGACTG GACATTTGACGTCTAAGAGCGATGTTTATAGCTTTGGAGTTGTACTCTTAGAGATCTTGACAGGTCGGAGATCAATGGACAAAAAGCGCCCAAGTGGAGAGCAAAACCTTGTTATGTGGGCCCGCCCATATCTAGCCGACAAGAGAAAAGTGTATCAACTAGTTGATCCTCGATTGGAATTAAACTACTCCGTGAAAGGTGTCCAAAAGGTTGCTCAGATAGCATACAATTGTTTGAGCCGGGATTCAAAGGCCAGACCCTCGATGGATGAAGTTGTTAAATCCCTGAGCCCATTGCATGACCTAAATGACTTTGCCATTTTGTCTTATCATGCTCGTATGTCACAACAAGGTAGGCGTAAAAAGAAACAACCCGAAGGGACTCGAAATGTTACTCTGAATCAACCCAAACGGTTTAACGAGTCTCCCTCGGGTAGACAACATTGTAAATAG